ATCACGGCTATATATTGCAATACGATAAATTCAGGGCGAACCATACAGTCCAGGTCACACGCACAACACAAACTTATTCCCAAATTTATTAACCGATATAGCGGCTAGCATAGAGTAGCAGGTCGAGAGACGATAGATGAATTAACTGATGCTGCGTCCCGCTCTGATCTTCTTTCGGTTCAGTCGCTGCTTGCGCTGCTGCTCGGGTTGGCGAAGACGTCGTCGAGAACATCTTGGTCGACGATGAAATCCTCCGGATCAGGTGCAGCGCCCACCAACGAAAAAAGCTCGGCGTCGGGAAACATCAGGTCTTCATCCATGAGGATCTCCTCCAGGAACATCCCATCTGCACCATCTTCCTGCACATCATTGCTTTGCGGCACCACCACATTCTCACCATTACCACCAAGGTTTTcggtctgctgctgctgctgtccgcCGTCGCCGTTGCCATCGGCGACGTTTCCCTCTATAATCTCCGGTGGAATGGCGACGTCTCCCACTACAATCTCCGGTGGGATGACATCAGGATCAGTGTTGCCAACGGCGAAGGCCTCAACGTCGTTGGTCACCGGGTAAGCGCACAGGTAGTAAGCGGCAGGATGGACACTGGGCAGCGCCACTGCTCCTGCAGGCCCTGCCGGAGGAGGAGATGCCATAGTTTCAGCAGCAGAGTTTTCACCTGCGAAGCTAGTGCCGCTGTTCATGTCCAGGAAGAACGCGCGACCCGTAGTCGCGGCGTTGATGGGTGGGATAATCATCAGCCCCTCCGCCGTCGCTGTGGCTCCGATCGGCGCCGAAGGGAACGGAAACGGAACCGGCACGTAGCGAACGTCCGGCGGCGGCGAAGTAGGCGTGACAGGAAGCGCACGGGGACGAATTCTCCGCACCCCATGCACCGGCCGCCGAGGATTCGGGTCCGGCATGTGGCGCTTCCTGGTGATgagcctcgccctcgccgccgtcacCACGGGTGTTGTCGGCGTAGCAGCACGGCCGACCAGCCGCGCCTCCCGTTGGTGCTCGAGGAGCACGGTGGCGAGGAAGTCGTACGACTCGGTGAAGGCGATGGCCTCGGCGATGTCCGATTCCAGTATGATGCGGCGGTGGTGGGACTGGGCGCACGCCCAGGCGCGCAGGGCGAGCTCCTGCACGAAGAGCTCGCAGAGCTTGGCCAGGTACGCCGGCGTGTCGGCGGCGATCAGCATGCCGTCCTCCTCGGCGCGGATGAGCCTCTTGAGGCGGGACATGGGCAGTATGCGGTCGTTGAAGTCCACCGTCGCCTCCATATCCTCCTGCCGCTCCCTCCAGAACTGGTCCACCGCCCGCTGCTGCGGCGCCGGCAGCGCCGGCCTCGGCCCCGTGCGCACCACCACGCGCTCCTCCCCCGCTCCCCTTCCTTCCTTCGCTTGCTCGGTCCCCATCACCCTGCGtttgcatgcacgcacgcacgtacCCTCGATCAGTTAATGCTCAATCTCAGCAGTATCTGTAAGAACCAAACTAAGACAGATGTGTTACCTTAGCAAAACTGCAAACTCGGTCACTAGAGGTGATTGCGATGAGTGGGAAGATGGGCACGAGGAGGGCGGCCTCTATATAGTCTCAGCATCACGTATCTGTCCATTGTTTTGCTGAAACAGCTTTCGTCCCCACGCGCGCTTGAGCAAAGCAGACAAGCAGTCCTCGTGTTAAAATCTTAAAAAGGCCTGGATGCGTGCCACCCTAATTCACGCAAGACTGGATGCACGTACACCTGGTGCTCGCCCTCTCTGCGACGTTCCCTTGCTAAACTCTCCAGCCGCGCATGCTTATCTATGGACCATAGCCAGAAGTGTCTCTCAACATGCACTGCACATAAGCCTTCAGGGCGTGAGGGGCGCGTGAGCCGTCTGGGCCAGAAACGACGCCGGGTGCATACATACAGATACAGCTTTCCATTTTGGATGCTTTCCGCTGCATACAGCCGTTCACTCGTGCTTTCTGTTGTGTATTTTTCCGTGATGCTC
The sequence above is drawn from the Triticum aestivum cultivar Chinese Spring chromosome 7A, IWGSC CS RefSeq v2.1, whole genome shotgun sequence genome and encodes:
- the LOC123151378 gene encoding uncharacterized protein — its product is MGTEQAKEGRGAGEERVVVRTGPRPALPAPQQRAVDQFWRERQEDMEATVDFNDRILPMSRLKRLIRAEEDGMLIAADTPAYLAKLCELFVQELALRAWACAQSHHRRIILESDIAEAIAFTESYDFLATVLLEHQREARLVGRAATPTTPVVTAARARLITRKRHMPDPNPRRPVHGVRRIRPRALPVTPTSPPPDVRYVPVPFPFPSAPIGATATAEGLMIIPPINAATTGRAFFLDMNSGTSFAGENSAAETMASPPPAGPAGAVALPSVHPAAYYLCAYPVTNDVEAFAVGNTDPDVIPPEIVVGDVAIPPEIIEGNVADGNGDGGQQQQQTENLGGNGENVVVPQSNDVQEDGADGMFLEEILMDEDLMFPDAELFSLVGAAPDPEDFIVDQDVLDDVFANPSSSASSD